In Rhodoferax koreense, a genomic segment contains:
- a CDS encoding aldo/keto reductase family oxidoreductase, giving the protein MTHSKTTHAASFTFAGRRVNRLGYGAMQLAGPGVFGPPKDTQAALAVLREAVASGVNHIDTSDFYGPHITNQLIREALHPYRDDLTIVTKIGARRGADASWQPAFSAEDLQAAVHDNLRNLGLDVLDVVNLRIMFDVHGPAEGSIEAPLTALAELQRRGLVRHIGLSNVTPKQIAQGRSMVEIVCVQNQYNLAHRGDDRLIDELDAAGIAYVPFFPLGGFTPLQSTALSDVAKALGATPMQVALAWLLQRAPNILLIPGTSSVAHLRENLAAAELVLPQALMAVLDGIAGGAAR; this is encoded by the coding sequence ATGACGCATTCGAAAACGACGCACGCTGCAAGCTTCACCTTCGCCGGCCGTCGCGTGAATCGCCTCGGCTACGGTGCCATGCAACTCGCCGGTCCGGGCGTGTTCGGCCCACCGAAGGACACACAAGCCGCGTTGGCCGTGCTGCGCGAGGCCGTGGCCAGCGGCGTGAACCACATCGACACCAGCGACTTCTACGGCCCGCACATCACCAACCAGTTGATCCGCGAGGCGCTGCACCCGTACCGCGACGACCTGACCATCGTCACCAAGATCGGCGCACGGCGTGGCGCGGACGCCTCATGGCAGCCTGCGTTCTCGGCCGAAGATTTGCAAGCCGCCGTGCACGACAACTTGCGCAACCTCGGGCTGGACGTGCTCGACGTGGTGAACCTGCGCATCATGTTCGACGTGCACGGGCCGGCCGAGGGTTCGATCGAGGCGCCGCTCACGGCGCTTGCCGAGCTGCAGCGCCGGGGCCTGGTGCGCCACATCGGCCTGAGCAATGTCACGCCCAAGCAGATCGCCCAGGGGCGCAGCATGGTGGAGATCGTCTGCGTACAGAACCAGTACAACCTCGCGCACCGCGGCGACGACCGGCTGATCGACGAGCTCGACGCGGCCGGCATTGCCTACGTGCCGTTCTTCCCGCTCGGCGGCTTCACGCCGCTGCAGTCGACCGCGCTGTCCGACGTGGCCAAGGCGCTGGGTGCAACGCCGATGCAGGTGGCCCTGGCCTGGCTGCTGCAGCGCGCGCCCAACATCCTGCTGATCCCCGGCACGTCTTCGGTGGCCCACCTGCGGGAAAACCTGGCGGCGGCCGAACTGGTGCTGCCGCAGGCACTGATGGCCGTGCTGGACGGCATCGCGGGCGGCGCGGCACGCTGA